In Macrobrachium rosenbergii isolate ZJJX-2024 chromosome 6, ASM4041242v1, whole genome shotgun sequence, a genomic segment contains:
- the LOC136839178 gene encoding uncharacterized protein, translated as MKKAERTARHQLLLGILMLALAPGLTSARKSVHQASSFCSLLSDETLSCDFEQIEEHVQFDKLDSEVGRKIKTVYLKNIEQLSVSGTPCVNLHLDGITEATFILAHTCQSVGDISMTVTNSKVNIVPKYVTHLHMEGSTADWLTGDKGFKSLSIVNSRIKTLNIDKAIGEPITVKFEGVTIDVFEELKLENKAQLLLVNATINKFKSNSLQLADAQGTISNSYIKFAEEKAIKLEEKGLLTLKENVGTITFSGPAGLPLKKEEPRAPGVPPPNIKPRPPRNSSSPLIWIIPTVLAVVEAMIIMVNCTNWFPALKSRRHRRSSSSQGLSGSEYGMMPDSVYYATGDYSSINKRRTGMES; from the exons ATGAAGAAAGCCGAGCGGACGGCGCGCCATCAACTCCTACTCGGGATTCTGATGTTGGCCTTGGCTCCAGGCCTGACGAGTGCAAGGAAGTCTGTCCACCAGGCGTCGTCTTTCTGCTCTCTACTCTCTGATGAGACCCTGTCGTGCGACTTCGAGCAAATAGAGGAG CACGTGCAGTTCGACAAACTTGACAGCGAAGTTGGAAGGAAGATCAAAACGGTCTACCTTAAAAACATCGAGCAGCTGTCAGTGTCGGGTACCCCTTGCGTGAACCTGCACTTGGATGGCATCACGGAGGCCACATTCATCCTCGCCCACACTTGCCAAAGCGTAGGCGACATTTCCATGACAGTAACCAACTCCAAGGTAAACATCGTGCCGAAATATGTCACCCACCTGCACATGGAAGGTTCCACCGCAGACTGGCTCACCGGAGACAAAGGATTCAAATCTCTGTCGATCGTCAACTCTCGCATTAAAACGCTGAACATCGACAAGGCCATTGGAGAACCTATCACCGTCAAGTTCGAGGGCGTCACTATCGACGTTTTCGAGGAGCTGAAACTAGAAAACAAAGCCCAGCTTCTTTTGGTTAACGCAACCATCAACAAATTCAAGTCGAATAGCTTGCAACTAGCAGATGCGCAAGGCACCATCAGCAACAGCTACATTAAATTTGCCGAAGAAAAGGCGATCAAGCTGGAAGAGAAGGGCTTGCTGACTCTGAAAGAGAATGTTGGTACTATCACCTTCTCAGGACCCGCAGGGCTACCTCTCAAGAAAGAGGAACCTCGCGCCCCTGGAGTGCCCCCTCCGAATATTAAGCCTCGACCTCCAAGGAACTCTTCTTCTCCACTGATATGGATCATCCCAACTGTCTTAGCAGTAGTGGAGGCCATGATTATCATGGTTAACTGCACGAACTGGTTTCCCGCGCTCAAGAGCAGACGACATCGAAGATCCTCGTCTAGCCAAGGGCTTTCGGGGTCGGAGTATGGCATGATGCCGGACTCCGTGTACTATGCCACTGGCGACTACAGCTCGATAAATAAGAGGAGGACTGGCATGGAGTCCTGA